Proteins co-encoded in one Halorussus sp. MSC15.2 genomic window:
- a CDS encoding GNAT family N-acetyltransferase, with protein sequence MTRDDREYPDGEADSFREPPVSFTDKEDREIEIRPYEDGDFEALVEMYTDFDPADRAQGIPPATESQVRDWFENLLEGLNVVAWHDDRAVGHATLVPDEESYELAIFVHQEYQRAGTGSRLIRALLGHGQANGVEQVWLTVERWNHAAVNLYESVGFETHGTESFELEMVLRL encoded by the coding sequence ATGACTCGCGACGACCGCGAGTACCCCGACGGGGAGGCCGACTCCTTCCGGGAACCGCCGGTGTCGTTCACCGACAAGGAGGACCGCGAGATAGAGATTCGACCGTACGAGGACGGGGACTTCGAGGCCCTCGTGGAGATGTACACCGACTTCGACCCCGCGGACCGCGCGCAGGGCATCCCGCCGGCCACCGAGTCGCAGGTCCGCGACTGGTTCGAGAACCTGCTGGAGGGCCTGAACGTCGTCGCGTGGCACGACGACCGAGCGGTCGGCCACGCCACGCTGGTCCCCGACGAGGAGTCCTACGAACTCGCCATCTTCGTGCATCAGGAGTACCAGCGCGCTGGCACCGGGTCGAGACTCATCCGAGCGCTGTTGGGTCACGGACAGGCCAACGGCGTGGAGCAGGTCTGGCTGACGGTCGAACGCTGGAACCACGCCGCCGTCAACCTCTACGAGTCGGTCGGGTTCGAGACCCACGGCACCGAGAGCTTCGAGTTGGAGATGGTGCTGCGGTTGTAA
- a CDS encoding FAD-dependent oxidoreductase translates to MTDSVGSDADFEYDVAIVGGGPTGCSAGVFTARYGLDTVLFDRGRSSIASCAHLENYLGFPAGIDVETLYALMHDHVREVGCTLVSERVTTVGRVDSDAAGFRVETAEGRDMTARRVVAATKYDGEYLRGLDDDAALFEKDEHHGEERERFARDYPDDDGRTPVPNLYVAGVLADRTDQAIIAAGHGAAVGQNVIRDVRRERGYWDEALEPYDWRRRAAELDAEWDDRDRWVEWFHDHRVPDDLDRDEATVERVREEVIDRSLETYLDSDEIATRRARGQRRLAEHLDDDALLAALDDEVIRRRAEQLSEPSTAEN, encoded by the coding sequence ATGACAGATTCCGTAGGCTCAGACGCGGACTTCGAGTACGACGTGGCCATCGTCGGCGGCGGCCCGACCGGTTGCTCCGCGGGCGTGTTCACGGCGCGGTACGGACTCGACACGGTCCTCTTCGACCGCGGTCGGTCGTCCATCGCCAGTTGCGCGCATCTGGAGAACTACCTCGGATTCCCAGCGGGTATCGACGTCGAGACGCTGTACGCGCTGATGCACGACCACGTCCGGGAGGTCGGTTGCACTCTCGTCTCCGAACGCGTCACGACCGTCGGTCGCGTCGATTCGGACGCCGCTGGCTTTCGCGTCGAGACGGCGGAAGGACGCGACATGACGGCGCGTCGAGTCGTCGCCGCGACGAAGTACGACGGCGAGTACCTCCGCGGTCTGGACGACGACGCCGCGCTGTTCGAGAAGGACGAACACCACGGCGAGGAGCGCGAACGGTTCGCCCGCGACTACCCGGACGACGACGGGCGGACGCCCGTCCCGAACCTCTACGTCGCCGGGGTACTCGCGGACCGCACCGACCAAGCGATTATCGCCGCCGGCCACGGGGCGGCGGTCGGCCAGAACGTCATCAGGGACGTCCGCCGAGAGCGGGGATACTGGGACGAGGCGCTCGAACCGTACGACTGGCGGCGTCGGGCCGCCGAACTCGACGCCGAGTGGGACGACCGAGACCGGTGGGTGGAGTGGTTCCACGACCACCGAGTCCCCGACGACCTCGACCGCGACGAGGCGACGGTGGAACGCGTCCGCGAGGAGGTCATCGACCGCTCGCTGGAGACGTACCTCGACTCCGACGAGATAGCGACCCGCCGAGCGCGCGGCCAGCGGCGACTCGCCGAGCATCTGGACGACGACGCGCTCCTCGCCGCACTCGACGACGAGGTAATCCGTCGGCGCGCAGAACAGTTATCGGAGCCTTCGACCGCGGAAAACTGA
- a CDS encoding 30S ribosomal protein S6e yields the protein MADFQVVVADPDSGATYQRDVDGQDANRFLGKSIGEEVDGGAVGLDGYTVEITGGSDDAGRPMRGDVAGPDLKEVLLDGGVGYEPKRDGERKRVTVRGAEASDATAQLNVKITERGDESVEDLFGEGGDEEDDE from the coding sequence ATGGCAGACTTTCAGGTCGTCGTCGCGGACCCCGACTCCGGGGCGACCTACCAGCGCGACGTGGACGGACAGGACGCGAACCGATTCCTCGGCAAATCCATCGGCGAGGAAGTCGACGGCGGCGCGGTCGGTCTCGACGGCTACACGGTCGAGATTACCGGCGGCTCCGACGACGCGGGTCGTCCGATGCGCGGCGACGTCGCGGGTCCGGACCTCAAGGAAGTCCTCCTCGACGGCGGCGTCGGCTACGAACCCAAGCGCGACGGCGAGCGCAAGCGCGTGACCGTCCGCGGCGCGGAAGCCAGCGACGCGACGGCCCAGCTCAACGTCAAAATCACCGAGCGCGGCGACGAGTCCGTCGAGGACCTCTTCGGCGAAGGCGGCGACGAGGAAGACGACGAGTAG
- a CDS encoding DUF5806 family protein: MADDQPRPTENDNQDARGETPRTPETDSEVRRSDDDSSATDSETEPADAATDDAETADAEQERDDPDTDAVTDESETTRPEQERDESAETPSADVPADVQKYARFQKMDGAQYDRVNEFLRDRTYITAREWAIARLCADFRTETGVEMTKIGENLPELVPFMTDTYTPQAVNQARSSFEDKVRQAGATFLYGAMSGFFTAEELDDMMYEVTEVAKFLLEVEGVDLSVEEELEAEDRISDVMREVRSASEELRHDELACPNCGHEMEAKDDADASAQADD, encoded by the coding sequence ATGGCAGACGACCAACCGCGTCCGACCGAAAACGACAACCAGGACGCCCGCGGTGAAACGCCTCGCACCCCGGAAACCGACAGCGAGGTCCGACGGTCCGACGACGATTCTTCCGCGACCGACTCGGAGACCGAACCGGCCGACGCCGCGACCGACGACGCTGAGACCGCCGACGCCGAGCAGGAGCGCGACGACCCCGACACCGACGCCGTGACCGACGAGTCCGAGACCACTCGGCCCGAGCAGGAGCGCGACGAGTCCGCCGAGACGCCGTCCGCGGACGTCCCCGCCGACGTCCAGAAGTACGCGAGGTTCCAGAAGATGGACGGCGCGCAGTACGACCGGGTCAACGAGTTCCTGCGCGACCGGACGTACATCACCGCCCGCGAGTGGGCCATCGCCCGCCTCTGCGCCGACTTCCGGACCGAGACCGGCGTCGAGATGACCAAAATCGGCGAGAACCTGCCGGAACTCGTCCCGTTCATGACCGACACCTACACCCCGCAGGCGGTCAATCAGGCCCGGTCCTCGTTCGAGGACAAGGTGCGGCAGGCCGGTGCGACGTTCCTCTACGGCGCGATGTCGGGATTCTTCACGGCCGAGGAACTCGACGACATGATGTACGAAGTGACCGAAGTCGCCAAGTTCCTGCTCGAAGTCGAGGGCGTGGACCTCTCGGTCGAGGAGGAACTAGAGGCCGAAGACCGCATCTCCGACGTGATGCGCGAAGTCCGGTCGGCCAGCGAGGAACTCCGTCACGACGAACTAGCGTGCCCGAACTGCGGCCACGAGATGGAGGCCAAAGACGACGCCGACGCGAGCGCGCAGGCCGACGACTGA
- a CDS encoding universal stress protein, giving the protein MNVLLGIGGSEDSLRALDETIERAKATGDDLTVVILENPESDRDTEDIESAVFEALESAEFTAGVRHLSGDPGSQLVDLAEREGFDQIVLGGGQRSPMGKIQLGHISEFVLLNSPVSVKLVR; this is encoded by the coding sequence ATGAACGTCTTACTCGGCATCGGCGGCAGCGAAGACTCCCTCCGCGCGCTCGACGAGACCATAGAGCGCGCGAAGGCCACGGGCGACGACCTGACGGTAGTCATCCTCGAAAACCCCGAGAGCGACCGCGATACCGAAGACATCGAGTCGGCGGTGTTCGAGGCGCTGGAATCCGCCGAGTTCACCGCCGGGGTCCGGCACCTCTCGGGCGACCCCGGAAGCCAACTCGTGGACCTCGCCGAACGCGAAGGGTTCGACCAGATTGTCCTCGGCGGCGGCCAGCGCAGTCCGATGGGGAAGATACAGCTGGGCCACATCTCGGAGTTCGTCCTGCTGAACTCCCCGGTCAGCGTCAAACTGGTACGATGA